The following are encoded together in the Vespa velutina chromosome 3, iVesVel2.1, whole genome shotgun sequence genome:
- the LOC124948034 gene encoding protein yellow has product MLFKFTVPLSIFIIFATANDVEQFDNHNVQWVGGSFEWPCTTTKSMFKNSGRYISKNVIATRAAIFMDDAILALPRFKPGVPATLARVSLKDKNCQANLYAFPCWSVQEEGTLKALQNVVDLFLDPQDILWVLDTGVIHTLEESVRISPPKVIAINMKTGKLIKTIELDGLTTSSSRLQYVVADYSPDGRVLIYVSDAATRAILVYDVTSGRGYRFVLPKTVTTGSSRRDVLYLALIRHPDGSTCLLFTYLSGSRMFSIKTEYLRNGAPNDKIQDIGLKPKRLVILGTDNGNALFFRYEGEAIIQRWDTSTGFQPENFQKVYSSTACSLATQVIPDYKRGSMRVLESNFPDYIQGTVGCGANQALNIM; this is encoded by the exons atgttattcAAATTTACGGTGCCGCTttcaatctttattatatttgccACCGCAAACGATGTAGAACAATTCGATAATCATAATGTTCAGTGGGTTGGTGGATCATTTGAATGGCCTTGTACAACTACGAAGAGTATGTTCAAAAATAGTGGTCGCTACATCTCAAAGAACGTGATCGCAACGAGAGCTGCAATTTTCATGGATGATGCTATTTTAGCTCTACCaag ATTTAAACCTGGTGTCCCAGCGACTTTGGCTAGAGTCTCTCTTAAGGACAAAAACTGTCAAGCTAATCTTTATGCTTTTCCGTGTTGGTCCGTTCAAGAGGAAGGTACTTTGAAAGCATTGCAAAATGTCGTAGATCTTTTCTTGGATCCCCAAGATATTCTTTGGGTCTTGGATACGGGAGTAATCCATACGTTGGAGGAATCTGTACGTATATCCCCGCCAAAAGTTATTGCAATCAACATGAAAACAGGCAAG CTTATAAAGACAATTGAACTCGATGGTCTAACTACATCTTCCTCTCGACTTCAATACGTCGTTGCTGACTACAGTCCAGATGGACGTGTCCTTATATACGTGTCGGATGCTGCAACAAGAGCAATCTTGGTCTACGATGTTACATCTGGTCGTGGTTATAGATTTGTCCTACCCAAAACCGTAACCACAGGCTCTTCTCGAAGAGATGTATTATACTTGGCTCTTATTCGTCATCCCGATGGTAGTACTTGCCTTCtgtttacttatttatcaGGCAGTCGTATGTTCTCCATCAAGACGGAATATCTTCGTAACGGTGCACCGAACGACAAAATTCAAGATATTGGATTGAAGCCTAAACGTTTAGTAATTTTAGGCACAGACAATGGCAATGCTCTATTCTTCAGATACGAAGGAGAAGCTATCATTCAAAGATGGGACACTAGTACTGGTTTCCAACCTGAGAATTTCCAAAAGGTTTATAGCAGTACCGCTTGTTCTCTGGCAACTCAAGTTATTCCTGATTATAAAAGAGGTAGTATGCGTGTATTGGAATCTAACTTCCCAGATTACATACAAGGTACCGTTGGATGCGGAGCCAATCAAGCTcttaatattatgtaa
- the LOC124948033 gene encoding major royal jelly protein 1, with amino-acid sequence MKRLLRSIVCLTIIAVSFSTGIVDKQLLPELSFTLNGHSLEWPCQSTKNIYETSGRYVARNVISTRMQIYKDDAILALPRYKPGVPFTLGAVSLKSKTCSPMILPFPCWAIQEEGNCEALQSVIDIVLDIQDILWVLDTGIVNTMTQPVRRCPAKVVGINVKTGKVVKIIDLSQFVLPLSHLQYMLVDYAEDGQVYIYISDAINKAIIIYNVTADRGNRVVLPNTVSAGLDKPDVLYMVLVRKSDGTSVVYFTYLGSNRLFGIRAANLRSGDLNGSIEEVGLKHQKIVLLGSDNGPAIFFRNKGESDIYMWNTETPFIQDNFLLVQKEGDCRLSTQVVPGSKRLMWTIESNFQDYILNTVSCAGATVSIHPLMNSCEE; translated from the exons ATGAAGAGGCTCCTAAGGAGCATAGTCTGTCTGACGATAATAGCAGTAAGCTTTTCAACGGGAATTGTCGACAAACAATTGTTACCAGAATTATCATTTACTCTCAATGGACACAGTCTTGAGTGGCCTTGTCAGAGCACAAAGAACATTTATGAGACAAGTGGTCGTTACGTGGCTAGAAATGTAATATCAACAAGGATGCAAATTTACAAGGACGATGCGATCCTAGCTCTACCACGTTACAAACCTGGTGTACCGTTTACCTTGGGTGCTGTATCATTGAAAAGTAAAACCTGCTCACCAATGATCCTGCCGTTTCCTTGTTGGGCAATACAAGAAGAAGGTAATTGTGAAGCTCTGCAAAGTGTCATTGATATTGTACTCGACATTCAAGATATTCTTTGGGTTCTTGATACTGGTATCGTTAACACGATGACTCAACCAGTTAGAAGATGTCCTGCTAAAGTAGTTGGAATTAATGTTAAAACTGGCAAG gtAGTTAAAATCATTGACTTAAGTCAATTTGTACTTCCATTATCCCATCTGCAATATATGCTCGTTGACTATGCAGAAGATGGccaagtttatatatatatttctgatgCAATAAACAAAGCTATCATCATTTATAACGTCACAGCAGATCGTGGAAACAGAGTGGTTCTACCAAATACTGTGTCTGCCGGTTTGGATAAGCCCGACGTATTGTACATGGTTCTTGTTCGAAAATCTGATGGTACATCCGTCGTATACTTCACGTACCTAGGATCTAACAGACTTTTCGGTATTAGAGCCGCTAATTTGAGAAGTGGTGATCTAAATGGATCAATCGAAGAAGTTGGTCTAAAACATCAGAAAATTGTTTTACTTGGTAGCGATAATGGACCGGCCATTTTCTTCCGAAACAAAG gTGAATCCGATATTTATATGTGGAATACGGAAACACCGTTCATACAAGATAACTTCCTTTTAGTACAAAAAGAAGGTGATTGTCGATTATCGACACAAGTTGTACCTGGCTCCAAAAGACTCATGTGGACCATTGAGAGTAACTTTCAGGATTATATATTGAACACAGTGAGCTGTGCAGGTGCTACAGTTTCTATTCATCCTTTAATGAACTCCTGTGAAGAATAA
- the LOC124948032 gene encoding asparagine-rich protein-like isoform X1: MWIDINQISIYMYRTLMLQIEILYSYRLECIFVSLFIVQVWLQEYGTFVTKFVDNHKSKVKVKKAANMATKRFNLILQEALQEYKKIWTTYLDFVRQYQEGDSKSLSEEKTQIGKKIDENNKSSGSMYSEEPNSTYSIENTQQQSTLDVHSSMESLFDKNIFENISSMPESPIFFRNKSNFKNINSNRNICMDSSSESISTINNLRNDNKQEMSDKTNSAVTEDSTSNVPSLFLCSTPTRNKKCNISKTKNVKRNTQSKTATPLNNLKIRNNLRTIRKEKALNKTPLQVINNMSLTPKNNSRIDKSNIKLNTIPYNIQVTSTPNSKKLKQTKLVFHKTKKTMELSNNLKSTGTPVLTKTDKSVFNQETISKQSILTNIISTKKKGIDDEHIDNICNQTEKTESIIESAQIKNELIYQQEYEINNQMEINDPLNISNESLSTFFLEYENNINLDQNVNNCSIDKTFLPSAKSETKSQHIKKKQTKILKTKENVINIIDLDEAAEKRIKLSKNRSCRECEQYGEKQCYHFRNIPYKRETTPMDFCISMSPDSPSSTT, encoded by the exons ATGTGGAtcgatataaatcaaatatcgatatatatgtatcgaaCGTTGATGTTACAAATCGAAATATTGTATTCTTATCGGTTAGAATGCATTTTTGTAAGCTTATTCATCGTCCAAGTATGGTTACAGGAGTATGGTACGTTCGTTACAAAATTTGTTGATAACCATAAATCTAAAGTAAAAGTGAAAA AAGCAGCAAATATGGCTACAAAACGTTTTAATCTTATTCTTCAAGAAGCATTACAGGAgtacaaaaaaatatggacGACCTATTTAGATTTTGTAAGACAATATCAAGAAGGTGATTCTAAATCATTGTCCGAAGAGAAGACTcagataggaaaaaagatagatgaaaataataaatcctcAGGAAGTATGTATTCTGAAGAACCAAATTCAACTTATTCAATAGAGAATACTCAGCAACAATCTACTTTGGATGTTCATTCTAGTATGGAATCATTGTtcgataagaatatatttgaaaatataagttCAATGCCAGAAAGTCCtatattttttagaaacaaatcaaattttaaaaatatcaattctaatagaaatatttgtatgGATAGTTCTTCTGAAAGCATaagtacaataaataatttaagaaatgataataagcaAGAGATGTCTGATAAAACAAATTCTGCAGTTACTGAAGATTCTACGAGTAATGttccttcattatttttatgtagtACTCCGactagaaacaaaaaatgtaatataagtAAAACAAAGAATGTTAAAAGAAACACACAATCCAAAACAGCTACAccattgaataatttaaaaataagaaataatttacgtactataagaaaagagaaagcatTGAACAAAACGCCTTTGCAAGTTATAAACAATATGAGCTTGACACCAAAGAATAATTCTCGAATAGATAAgagtaatattaaattaaatacgatACCATATAACATTCAAGTCACATCGACGCCAAATAGTAAGAAATTGAAACAAACCAAATTAGTATTTCACAAGACCAAAAAAACGATGGAGctatcaaataatttaaaatcgaCTGGTACTCCTGTATTAACAAAGACTGATAAATCTGTATTTAATCAGGAAACAATTTCAAAACAAAGTATATTAACCAATATAATAAgtacaaagaaaaagggaatagATGATGaacatattgataatatttgtaatcaaACTGAAAAGACAGAAAGCATAATAGAAAGTGcacaaataaaaaacgaattgATATATCAGCaagaatatgaaataaataatcaaatggaaataaatgaTCCATTAAACATTAGTAATGAATCACTTTCAACTTTCTTTttagaatatgaaaataatataaatcttgaTCAAAATGTTAACAATTGTAGTattgataaaacttttttgCCTTCAGCAAAATCTGAAACTAAATCTCAGCatatcaaaaagaaacaaactaaaatattgaaaacaaaggaaaatgtgataaatatcattgatcTAGATGAAGCAGCAGAAAAGAGGattaaattatctaaaaataGAAGCTGCAGAGAATGCGAACAATATGGAGAAAAACAATGCTATCATTTCAGAAATATACCGTATAAAAGAGAAACCACACCAATGGATTTTTGTATCTCTATGTCACCTGATAGCCCTTCAAGTACCACCTAG
- the LOC124948032 gene encoding asparagine-rich protein-like isoform X2, which yields MWIDINQISIYMYRTLMLQIEILYSYRLECIFVSLFIVQVWLQEYGTFVTKFVDNHKSKVKVKKALQEYKKIWTTYLDFVRQYQEGDSKSLSEEKTQIGKKIDENNKSSGSMYSEEPNSTYSIENTQQQSTLDVHSSMESLFDKNIFENISSMPESPIFFRNKSNFKNINSNRNICMDSSSESISTINNLRNDNKQEMSDKTNSAVTEDSTSNVPSLFLCSTPTRNKKCNISKTKNVKRNTQSKTATPLNNLKIRNNLRTIRKEKALNKTPLQVINNMSLTPKNNSRIDKSNIKLNTIPYNIQVTSTPNSKKLKQTKLVFHKTKKTMELSNNLKSTGTPVLTKTDKSVFNQETISKQSILTNIISTKKKGIDDEHIDNICNQTEKTESIIESAQIKNELIYQQEYEINNQMEINDPLNISNESLSTFFLEYENNINLDQNVNNCSIDKTFLPSAKSETKSQHIKKKQTKILKTKENVINIIDLDEAAEKRIKLSKNRSCRECEQYGEKQCYHFRNIPYKRETTPMDFCISMSPDSPSSTT from the exons ATGTGGAtcgatataaatcaaatatcgatatatatgtatcgaaCGTTGATGTTACAAATCGAAATATTGTATTCTTATCGGTTAGAATGCATTTTTGTAAGCTTATTCATCGTCCAAGTATGGTTACAGGAGTATGGTACGTTCGTTACAAAATTTGTTGATAACCATAAATCTAAAGTAAAAGTGAAAA AAGCATTACAGGAgtacaaaaaaatatggacGACCTATTTAGATTTTGTAAGACAATATCAAGAAGGTGATTCTAAATCATTGTCCGAAGAGAAGACTcagataggaaaaaagatagatgaaaataataaatcctcAGGAAGTATGTATTCTGAAGAACCAAATTCAACTTATTCAATAGAGAATACTCAGCAACAATCTACTTTGGATGTTCATTCTAGTATGGAATCATTGTtcgataagaatatatttgaaaatataagttCAATGCCAGAAAGTCCtatattttttagaaacaaatcaaattttaaaaatatcaattctaatagaaatatttgtatgGATAGTTCTTCTGAAAGCATaagtacaataaataatttaagaaatgataataagcaAGAGATGTCTGATAAAACAAATTCTGCAGTTACTGAAGATTCTACGAGTAATGttccttcattatttttatgtagtACTCCGactagaaacaaaaaatgtaatataagtAAAACAAAGAATGTTAAAAGAAACACACAATCCAAAACAGCTACAccattgaataatttaaaaataagaaataatttacgtactataagaaaagagaaagcatTGAACAAAACGCCTTTGCAAGTTATAAACAATATGAGCTTGACACCAAAGAATAATTCTCGAATAGATAAgagtaatattaaattaaatacgatACCATATAACATTCAAGTCACATCGACGCCAAATAGTAAGAAATTGAAACAAACCAAATTAGTATTTCACAAGACCAAAAAAACGATGGAGctatcaaataatttaaaatcgaCTGGTACTCCTGTATTAACAAAGACTGATAAATCTGTATTTAATCAGGAAACAATTTCAAAACAAAGTATATTAACCAATATAATAAgtacaaagaaaaagggaatagATGATGaacatattgataatatttgtaatcaaACTGAAAAGACAGAAAGCATAATAGAAAGTGcacaaataaaaaacgaattgATATATCAGCaagaatatgaaataaataatcaaatggaaataaatgaTCCATTAAACATTAGTAATGAATCACTTTCAACTTTCTTTttagaatatgaaaataatataaatcttgaTCAAAATGTTAACAATTGTAGTattgataaaacttttttgCCTTCAGCAAAATCTGAAACTAAATCTCAGCatatcaaaaagaaacaaactaaaatattgaaaacaaaggaaaatgtgataaatatcattgatcTAGATGAAGCAGCAGAAAAGAGGattaaattatctaaaaataGAAGCTGCAGAGAATGCGAACAATATGGAGAAAAACAATGCTATCATTTCAGAAATATACCGTATAAAAGAGAAACCACACCAATGGATTTTTGTATCTCTATGTCACCTGATAGCCCTTCAAGTACCACCTAG